Proteins from a single region of Pseudomonas ekonensis:
- a CDS encoding S49 family peptidase yields MTDEWKAPAKASADDGDAKSWKLLEKTLLASVQEQRRSRRWGIFFKLLTFVYLFVALILFTPLMDMERSATRGPNYTALIDINGMIADKEPASADNIVGSLRAAFEDKKVKGVILRINSPGGSPVQSGYVYDEIKRLRGLNPDTKLYAVISDLGASGAYYIASAADQIYADKASLVGSIGVTAAGYGFVGTMEKLGVERRTYTSGEHKSFLDPFQPQKPEETAFWQGVLDTTHQQFINSVKKGRGDRLKDKEHPELFSGLVWSGEQALPLGLIDGLGNASSVARDVIGEKELVDFTVQESPFDRFSKKLGASVAEQLAMWMGFHGPSLR; encoded by the coding sequence ATGACCGACGAATGGAAAGCACCGGCCAAGGCAAGTGCCGACGACGGTGACGCAAAGAGCTGGAAGCTGCTGGAGAAGACCCTCCTGGCCAGCGTGCAGGAACAGCGCCGTTCGCGGCGCTGGGGGATCTTCTTCAAGCTGCTGACGTTCGTGTACCTGTTTGTCGCGTTGATCCTGTTCACGCCGCTGATGGACATGGAAAGGAGCGCCACCCGTGGCCCGAACTACACGGCGCTGATCGACATCAACGGCATGATCGCCGACAAAGAGCCCGCCAGTGCCGACAACATCGTCGGCAGCCTGAGGGCGGCGTTCGAGGACAAGAAGGTCAAGGGCGTGATCCTGCGGATCAACAGCCCGGGCGGCAGTCCGGTGCAGTCGGGGTACGTGTACGACGAGATCAAGCGTCTGCGCGGCCTCAATCCGGACACCAAGCTGTATGCGGTGATTTCCGACCTTGGGGCTTCCGGTGCCTACTACATCGCCAGCGCGGCGGACCAGATCTATGCCGACAAGGCCAGCCTGGTGGGCTCCATCGGCGTGACGGCGGCGGGTTATGGTTTCGTCGGCACGATGGAGAAACTGGGGGTCGAGCGGCGCACCTACACCTCCGGCGAGCACAAGTCGTTCCTGGATCCGTTCCAGCCGCAGAAGCCTGAAGAGACCGCGTTCTGGCAGGGTGTGCTGGACACCACGCATCAGCAGTTCATCAACAGCGTCAAGAAGGGGCGTGGCGACCGGCTCAAGGACAAGGAGCATCCTGAGCTCTTTTCCGGCCTGGTCTGGTCCGGCGAGCAGGCCTTGCCGCTGGGGTTGATCGACGGGCTGGGCAACGCCAGTTCGGTGGCCCGTGACGTGATCGGCGAAAAGGAACTGGTGGACTTTACGGTGCAGGAATCGCCGTTCGACCGTTTCTCCAAGAAGCTCGGCGCCAGCGTAGCCGAGCAGTTGGCGATGTGGATGGGCTTTCACGGCCCGTCGTTGCGCTGA
- the pabC gene encoding aminodeoxychorismate lyase, whose product MDCWVDGQPADALSLKDRGLAYGDGLFETVAVRDGQPLLLDRHLARLAEGCSRLAIAADPERIRHELSSYALAMGEGVLKLILTRGDGQRGYAPDTTAPGRRILQASPAPSYPAAHAEQGIRLFPCSTRLSHQPLLAGLKHLNRLEQVIARSEWQDGEHAEGLMLDQAGRVIEGVFSNLFLVRDGVLVTADLKRCGVAGVMRAELLAQARGLGIPTQVTDIGLEQLQWADEVFVCNSVYGVWPVRACAALSWPVGPLTRKLQTIARALLDA is encoded by the coding sequence ATGGACTGCTGGGTCGACGGTCAACCGGCTGACGCACTGTCGCTGAAAGATCGCGGCCTGGCCTACGGCGACGGTCTTTTCGAGACCGTCGCCGTTCGGGACGGGCAGCCGTTGCTGCTGGACCGGCATCTGGCGCGTCTGGCCGAAGGCTGCTCGCGCCTGGCCATCGCGGCCGATCCCGAGCGGATCCGCCATGAGCTGTCCAGCTATGCGCTCGCGATGGGGGAGGGTGTGCTCAAGCTCATCCTCACCCGGGGCGACGGTCAGCGCGGTTACGCGCCCGACACGACGGCGCCGGGGCGGCGCATTCTGCAGGCCAGCCCTGCGCCGTCCTATCCCGCCGCACACGCTGAGCAGGGCATTCGCTTGTTTCCGTGCAGCACGCGCCTTTCCCACCAGCCGCTCCTTGCCGGGCTCAAGCACCTCAACCGACTCGAACAGGTCATCGCCCGCAGCGAATGGCAGGACGGCGAGCACGCCGAAGGCTTGATGCTCGACCAGGCCGGCCGGGTGATCGAGGGCGTGTTCAGCAATCTTTTTCTGGTGCGCGACGGCGTGCTGGTCACGGCGGACCTGAAGCGTTGCGGGGTGGCCGGCGTGATGCGCGCCGAGCTGCTGGCCCAGGCCCGTGGCCTTGGGATCCCCACCCAAGTCACCGACATCGGGCTCGAACAGCTGCAATGGGCCGATGAAGTGTTTGTCTGCAACAGCGTCTATGGCGTCTGGCCGGTACGTGCCTGCGCCGCACTGAGCTGGCCGGTTGGTCCGCTCACCCGTAAACTGCAAACCATTGCCCGCGCGCTACTGGATGCCTGA
- a CDS encoding PilZ domain-containing protein: MNEPVSPGPRNGILSLTIKDKSVLYAAYMPFIKNGGLFIPTNKSYRLGDEVFMLLHLMDETEKIPVAGKVAWITPKGAQGNRAAGVGVQFNDGDNTARSRIETHLAGALKSDRPTHTM; this comes from the coding sequence ATGAATGAACCTGTCAGCCCCGGGCCGCGCAACGGCATCCTTTCCCTGACCATCAAGGACAAGTCGGTGCTGTATGCCGCCTACATGCCGTTCATCAAGAACGGCGGCCTGTTCATCCCGACCAACAAAAGCTACCGGTTGGGCGACGAGGTGTTCATGCTGCTGCACCTGATGGACGAGACGGAAAAGATACCGGTCGCCGGCAAGGTGGCCTGGATCACCCCCAAAGGGGCGCAAGGCAACCGCGCGGCGGGTGTCGGCGTGCAGTTCAACGATGGCGACAACACCGCCCGAAGTCGCATCGAAACCCATCTGGCCGGAGCCCTGAAGTCCGACCGTCCCACTCATACGATGTAA
- the fabF gene encoding beta-ketoacyl-ACP synthase II, translating to MSRRRVVVTGMGMLSPLGTDVPSSWQGILAGRSGIGLIEHTDLSAYSTRFGGSVKGFNVEEYLSVKEARKLDLFIQYGLAAGFQAVRNAGLEVTDANRERIGVAMGSGIGGLTNIEETSRTLHETGPRRISPFFVPGSIINMISGFLSIHLGAQGPNYAIATACTTGTHCIGMAARNIMYGEADVMIAGGAEMAACGLGMGGFGASRALSTRNDEPTRASRPWDKGRDGFVLSDGAGALVLEELEHAKARGATIYAELIGFGTSGDAYHMTSPPADGAGAARCITNALRDAKINADQVQYINAHGTSTPAGDLAEAQAIKSVFGDHAYRLAVSSTKSMTGHLLGAAGAVEAIFSVLAINSQVAPPTINLDEPDDGCDLDFVPHTARNMDIDVVLSNSFGFGGTNGTLAFRRFAG from the coding sequence GTGTCGCGTAGACGCGTCGTAGTCACCGGTATGGGTATGTTGTCGCCACTGGGCACGGACGTGCCGAGCAGTTGGCAGGGCATTCTGGCTGGCCGCAGTGGCATTGGTCTGATCGAACACACCGACCTTTCTGCCTATTCCACCCGTTTCGGCGGCTCGGTAAAGGGCTTCAATGTCGAGGAATACCTGTCGGTCAAGGAAGCGCGCAAGCTCGACCTGTTCATTCAGTACGGTCTCGCGGCGGGTTTTCAAGCCGTGCGCAACGCCGGCCTGGAAGTCACCGACGCCAACCGCGAACGCATCGGCGTGGCCATGGGTTCGGGTATCGGCGGGCTGACCAACATCGAAGAGACCAGCCGCACGCTGCATGAGACCGGCCCGCGCCGGATTTCCCCGTTCTTCGTGCCGGGCTCGATCATCAACATGATTTCCGGCTTCCTGTCGATCCATCTGGGCGCACAGGGGCCCAATTACGCCATCGCCACGGCCTGCACCACCGGCACGCACTGCATCGGCATGGCGGCACGCAACATCATGTACGGCGAAGCCGACGTGATGATCGCCGGCGGCGCCGAAATGGCCGCCTGCGGTCTGGGCATGGGCGGCTTCGGTGCCTCCCGCGCGCTGTCGACCCGCAATGACGAGCCGACCCGCGCCAGCCGTCCATGGGACAAGGGCCGTGACGGTTTCGTGCTGTCCGACGGCGCCGGCGCCCTGGTGCTTGAAGAACTGGAGCACGCCAAGGCCCGCGGCGCGACCATCTACGCCGAGCTGATCGGCTTCGGCACCAGCGGCGACGCCTACCACATGACGTCGCCGCCCGCCGACGGCGCCGGTGCCGCGCGCTGCATCACCAATGCGCTGCGCGACGCGAAGATCAACGCCGACCAGGTGCAGTACATCAACGCCCACGGCACCTCGACCCCGGCCGGCGACCTCGCCGAAGCCCAGGCGATCAAGTCCGTGTTCGGTGACCATGCCTACCGGCTGGCGGTCAGTTCGACCAAGTCCATGACCGGCCACCTGCTGGGTGCGGCGGGCGCGGTCGAGGCGATCTTCAGCGTGCTGGCGATCAACAGCCAGGTGGCGCCGCCGACCATCAACCTCGATGAGCCGGACGACGGCTGCGACCTCGATTTCGTGCCGCACACCGCGCGCAACATGGACATCGATGTCGTGCTGTCCAACTCCTTCGGGTTCGGCGGCACCAACGGCACGTTGGCGTTCCGTCGGTTCGCCGGCTGA
- the tmk gene encoding dTMP kinase, translated as MTGLFITLEGPEGAGKSTNREYLAERLRAAGIEVVLTREPGGTPLAERIREVLLAPADEVMHSDAELLLVFAARAQHLAEVIRPALARGAVVLCDRFTDSTYAYQGGGRGLSLERIAVLESFVQGDLRPDFTLIFDLPVDVGLARAAARGRLDRFELEGQAFFEAVRDAFLKRAEADPKRYVLIDAAQPLAQVQQSLDALLPRLLERSRG; from the coding sequence GTGACTGGCTTGTTTATCACCCTGGAAGGCCCGGAAGGCGCCGGCAAAAGCACCAACCGCGAATACCTTGCCGAGCGGCTGCGCGCCGCCGGCATCGAAGTGGTGCTGACCCGTGAGCCGGGCGGTACGCCGCTGGCCGAACGCATCCGCGAGGTGCTGTTGGCCCCGGCCGACGAAGTCATGCACTCCGACGCCGAACTGCTGCTGGTGTTCGCCGCCCGCGCCCAGCACCTGGCCGAAGTGATCCGTCCGGCGCTGGCCCGGGGAGCGGTGGTGCTGTGCGACCGCTTCACCGATTCGACCTATGCGTACCAGGGCGGCGGCCGTGGCCTGTCGCTGGAGCGCATCGCGGTGCTGGAAAGCTTTGTCCAGGGCGACCTGCGTCCGGACTTCACACTGATTTTCGATTTGCCGGTTGATGTCGGTCTGGCCCGGGCCGCTGCCCGTGGCCGGCTGGACCGGTTCGAGCTGGAAGGTCAGGCGTTTTTCGAAGCGGTGCGCGATGCGTTCCTCAAGCGGGCCGAGGCTGACCCCAAACGTTACGTGCTGATCGATGCCGCGCAGCCCTTGGCGCAGGTTCAGCAATCCCTCGACGCCTTGTTGCCGCGTCTCCTGGAGCGCAGCCGTGGCTGA
- the fabD gene encoding ACP S-malonyltransferase, giving the protein MSASLAFVFPGQGSQSLGMLAELGAEHPLILETFKEASDALGYDLWALTQQGPEELLNQTDKTQPAILTASIALWRLWLAEGGARPAFVAGHSLGEYSALVAAGSLSLPDAVKLVERRGQLMQEAVPAGQGGMAAILGLEDADVRAACAEAAQGEVVSAVNFNSPGQVVIAGAKAAVDRAIELCKAKGAKRAMPLPVSVPSHCELMRPAAERFAEAVAAIAWQAPQIPVVQNVSAQVPADLDTLKRDLLEQLYKPVRWVESVQTLAAHGATSLVECGPGKVLAGLNKRCAEGVSTSNLNTPDAFAAARAALA; this is encoded by the coding sequence ATGTCTGCTTCCCTCGCATTCGTCTTTCCAGGACAGGGTTCGCAGTCCCTCGGCATGCTGGCCGAGCTGGGCGCGGAACATCCGTTGATCCTCGAAACCTTCAAAGAGGCCTCCGACGCCTTGGGCTACGACCTGTGGGCACTGACCCAGCAGGGCCCGGAAGAGCTGCTCAACCAGACCGACAAAACCCAGCCCGCCATCCTGACCGCCTCCATCGCCCTGTGGCGCCTGTGGCTGGCTGAAGGCGGCGCGCGTCCGGCGTTCGTCGCCGGCCACAGCCTGGGCGAGTACAGCGCGCTGGTCGCTGCCGGCAGCCTGAGCCTGCCCGATGCGGTCAAGCTCGTCGAGCGCCGCGGCCAACTGATGCAGGAAGCGGTTCCGGCCGGTCAGGGCGGCATGGCCGCCATCCTTGGCCTGGAAGATGCCGACGTGCGCGCCGCCTGCGCCGAAGCGGCACAGGGCGAAGTGGTGAGCGCGGTCAACTTCAACTCGCCGGGCCAGGTGGTGATCGCCGGCGCCAAGGCAGCCGTCGACCGCGCGATCGAGCTCTGCAAGGCCAAGGGCGCCAAGCGCGCCATGCCGCTGCCGGTCAGCGTGCCGTCGCACTGCGAGCTGATGCGTCCGGCCGCCGAGCGCTTCGCCGAAGCCGTCGCCGCCATCGCCTGGCAAGCACCGCAGATCCCGGTGGTGCAGAACGTCAGCGCGCAGGTGCCGGCGGATCTGGACACCCTCAAACGCGATCTGCTGGAGCAACTGTACAAGCCGGTGCGCTGGGTCGAGTCCGTGCAGACCCTGGCCGCCCATGGGGCCACCAGCCTGGTCGAATGCGGTCCGGGCAAAGTCCTGGCCGGCCTGAACAAGCGCTGCGCCGAAGGCGTATCGACCTCCAACCTCAACACCCCAGACGCTTTCGCTGCCGCACGTGCAGCGCTGGCCTGA
- the plsX gene encoding phosphate acyltransferase PlsX: MSAQVIAIDAMGGDFGPRSIVQASLACLSATPSLHLTLVGQPSLLEELLSGQSAADRARLTIMPASEVVTMDEKPAQALRGKPDSSMRVALELLRDGKAQACVSAGNTGALMALSRFVLKTLPGIDRPAMVAAIPTQKGYCQLLDLGANVDCSAEHLLQFAVMGSVAAQTLGIARPRVALLNIGTEDIKGNQQVKLAATLLQAARGIHYVGFVEGDGLYRGEADVVVCDGFVGNILLKSSEGLAAMIAARIEALFRKNLASRAVGALALPLMKRLQADLAPARHNGASFLGLQGIVVKSHGSAGVQGFQSAISRALIEIQENLPERLHGRLGDLLS; the protein is encoded by the coding sequence TTGTCCGCTCAAGTCATCGCGATTGACGCAATGGGCGGGGACTTCGGTCCCCGCAGCATTGTTCAGGCCAGCCTTGCTTGCCTCTCCGCCACACCCTCGCTGCACCTGACCCTCGTCGGTCAACCCTCCCTGCTTGAAGAACTGCTCAGCGGCCAGTCGGCTGCGGATCGCGCGCGCCTGACGATCATGCCGGCGTCCGAAGTCGTCACCATGGACGAAAAACCCGCCCAGGCCCTGCGCGGCAAGCCAGACTCGTCGATGCGCGTCGCCCTTGAGCTGCTGCGCGACGGCAAGGCCCAGGCCTGCGTCAGCGCCGGCAACACCGGTGCGCTGATGGCGCTTTCCCGTTTCGTGCTCAAGACCTTGCCCGGCATCGACCGACCGGCGATGGTCGCCGCCATCCCGACCCAGAAAGGCTATTGCCAGTTGCTCGACCTGGGCGCCAACGTCGACTGCAGCGCCGAGCATCTGCTGCAGTTCGCGGTGATGGGCTCGGTGGCGGCGCAGACCCTGGGCATCGCACGTCCGCGGGTGGCGTTGCTGAACATCGGCACCGAAGACATCAAGGGCAACCAGCAGGTCAAGCTGGCGGCCACATTGCTGCAGGCGGCCCGGGGCATCCATTACGTCGGATTCGTCGAGGGGGACGGGCTGTACCGGGGCGAGGCGGATGTCGTGGTGTGCGACGGCTTCGTCGGCAACATCCTGCTCAAGTCCAGCGAAGGCCTGGCGGCGATGATCGCGGCGCGGATCGAGGCGCTGTTCAGGAAAAACCTGGCGTCCCGTGCGGTCGGCGCGCTGGCGTTGCCGTTGATGAAGCGTTTGCAGGCCGATCTGGCCCCGGCGCGGCACAACGGGGCGAGTTTTCTCGGGTTGCAGGGCATTGTGGTGAAAAGTCACGGTTCGGCAGGGGTGCAGGGCTTTCAGAGCGCGATTTCGCGCGCATTGATCGAGATTCAGGAGAATCTTCCCGAGCGCCTGCACGGCCGTCTGGGGGATTTGTTGTCTTAG
- the rpmF gene encoding 50S ribosomal protein L32, which yields MAVQQNKKSRSARDMRRSHDALEANALSVEKTTGEVHLRHHVSPEGVYRGRKVIDKGADE from the coding sequence ATGGCTGTTCAGCAGAACAAAAAATCCCGCTCTGCCCGTGACATGCGCCGTTCGCACGACGCTCTCGAGGCGAATGCTCTGTCCGTGGAAAAAACCACCGGTGAAGTACACCTGCGTCACCACGTATCGCCAGAAGGCGTATACCGTGGCCGTAAAGTGATCGACAAGGGCGCCGACGAGTAA
- a CDS encoding YceD family protein: MLNDPIPPHVDPRKLADRGATLQGELLLADLERLCDPLSDDVGTVQAKFVFERDERNAVVIHSVIDTEVKMVCQRCLELVTLPIHSECSYAVVKEGANTQSLPKGYDVLELGEDPLDLQSLIEEELLLALPIVPAHHPEECQQPAGADEPEPSEDEVTRSNPFSVLAQLKRDPNV; the protein is encoded by the coding sequence ATGTTGAATGACCCGATTCCACCTCACGTTGACCCGCGCAAATTGGCTGATCGTGGCGCCACCCTTCAAGGTGAGCTGCTGCTGGCCGATTTGGAGAGACTCTGCGACCCGCTTTCCGACGATGTCGGTACGGTGCAGGCCAAATTCGTTTTTGAACGAGATGAACGTAACGCCGTGGTGATCCACAGCGTTATCGACACTGAAGTCAAAATGGTTTGCCAGCGTTGTCTTGAGCTGGTCACCCTGCCGATCCACAGCGAATGCAGTTACGCGGTGGTGAAGGAGGGTGCGAATACCCAGTCGTTACCGAAAGGTTATGACGTGCTGGAACTGGGCGAAGATCCTTTGGATCTGCAGTCACTGATCGAGGAAGAGCTTCTGCTCGCCTTGCCCATTGTGCCTGCTCATCATCCGGAAGAATGCCAGCAGCCGGCGGGCGCAGATGAGCCCGAGCCGAGCGAGGACGAGGTAACGCGGTCCAACCCGTTCAGTGTATTGGCGCAGTTAAAGCGTGACCCAAACGTTTAG
- a CDS encoding DNA polymerase III subunit delta', whose protein sequence is MAEAYPWQDSLWQQLAGRSRHAHAYLLHGPAGIGKRALAERLMASLLCQRPTPDACGECKSCLLLKAGSHPDNYILEPEEADKAIKVDQVRDLVSFVVQTAQLGGRKVVLIEPVESMNINAANALLKSLEEPSGDTVLLLVSHQPSRLLPTIKSRCVQQACPLPGEAMSLKWLAGALPECSEDERVELLTLAAGSPLAAVTLHNQGVREQRAQVVDGVKKLLKQQQSPMQLAEEWKSIPMLRLFDWFCDWSNLILRYQLTQDETGLGLSDMQKVVQYLAQKSAQGKVLDIQDWILAQRQKVLSKANLNPALLLESLLVQWAGLPAQR, encoded by the coding sequence GTGGCTGAAGCCTACCCCTGGCAGGACAGCCTTTGGCAGCAACTGGCCGGACGCAGCCGGCACGCCCACGCTTACTTGCTGCACGGGCCTGCCGGCATCGGCAAGCGGGCGCTGGCCGAACGGCTGATGGCCAGCCTGTTGTGCCAGCGCCCGACGCCGGACGCCTGCGGCGAATGCAAATCCTGCCTGCTGCTCAAGGCCGGCAGCCATCCGGACAACTACATCCTGGAGCCGGAGGAGGCCGACAAGGCGATCAAGGTCGACCAGGTGCGCGACCTGGTGAGTTTCGTGGTGCAGACCGCGCAGCTGGGCGGACGCAAAGTGGTGCTGATCGAACCGGTGGAGTCGATGAACATCAACGCCGCCAACGCCTTGCTCAAGAGCCTTGAAGAGCCGTCCGGCGATACCGTGCTGCTGTTGGTCAGCCACCAGCCGAGCCGCCTGCTGCCGACGATCAAGAGCCGCTGTGTGCAGCAGGCCTGTCCGCTGCCGGGCGAGGCGATGAGCCTGAAGTGGCTGGCCGGCGCCTTGCCGGAATGTTCCGAAGACGAGCGTGTCGAACTGTTGACCCTGGCCGCCGGTTCGCCGCTGGCGGCGGTCACCCTGCACAACCAGGGCGTGCGCGAGCAGCGGGCGCAGGTGGTCGACGGGGTGAAGAAGCTGCTCAAGCAACAGCAATCGCCGATGCAGTTGGCCGAGGAATGGAAGAGCATTCCGATGCTGCGCCTGTTCGACTGGTTCTGCGATTGGTCGAACCTGATCCTGCGCTACCAGTTGACCCAGGATGAAACCGGCCTGGGCCTGAGCGACATGCAAAAGGTCGTGCAGTACCTGGCGCAGAAAAGCGCCCAGGGCAAAGTGCTCGACATCCAGGACTGGATCCTGGCCCAGCGCCAGAAGGTGCTGAGCAAGGCCAACCTCAATCCGGCGCTGTTGCTGGAGTCGCTGCTGGTGCAGTGGGCGGGATTGCCTGCCCAGCGCTGA
- a CDS encoding Maf family protein, which translates to MLPLLLASSSTYRRELLSRLRLPFTCRSPDIDESHRPGESALELVKRLAEEKARALADSRPDHLIIGSDQVAVLGERIIGKPHTFEKAREQLLAASGASVTFLTGLALLNSRTGHCQIDCVPFTVHMRTLDEARIERYLRAEQPYDCAGSFKAEGLGVSLFRRTEGPDATSLVGLPLIRLTDMLLAEGVQIP; encoded by the coding sequence ATGCTGCCTTTATTACTCGCTTCAAGCTCGACGTACCGCCGGGAATTGCTCAGCCGCCTGCGCCTGCCGTTCACCTGCCGCTCGCCGGACATCGACGAAAGCCATCGCCCGGGCGAGTCCGCCCTCGAGCTGGTCAAGCGCCTCGCCGAAGAGAAGGCCCGCGCCCTCGCCGACAGCCGTCCCGACCACCTGATCATCGGCTCCGACCAGGTCGCCGTGCTCGGCGAGCGGATCATCGGCAAGCCGCACACCTTCGAAAAGGCCCGCGAACAACTGCTGGCCGCCAGCGGCGCCAGCGTCACCTTCCTCACCGGCCTGGCCCTGCTCAACAGCCGCACGGGCCACTGCCAGATCGACTGCGTCCCTTTCACCGTGCACATGCGCACCCTGGACGAGGCCCGCATCGAACGCTACCTGCGCGCCGAACAGCCGTACGACTGCGCCGGCAGCTTCAAGGCCGAAGGACTGGGCGTGAGCCTGTTCCGGCGCACCGAAGGCCCGGACGCCACCAGCCTGGTCGGCCTGCCGCTGATCCGCCTGACCGACATGCTGCTGGCCGAAGGCGTGCAAATCCCGTAA
- the mltG gene encoding endolytic transglycosylase MltG has protein sequence MRRKLLLLLETGLVLAGLLMGASAWKIHSALEQPLNITQEELLDVPKGSTPTRTFLGLEADGVIKDAFWLRVYWRFNLAGTPIHSGEYRMQPGMTVNGLIELWKRGDVVQYSLTLVEGWNFHQVRAALAKDEKLEQTLDGLSDSQVMEKIGHRGLFPEGRFFPDTYRFVRGMSDAELLKKAFDRLDEVLAKEWENRSADAPYTEPYQALIMASLVEKETGVPQERGQIAGVFVRRMALGMQLQTDPTVIYGLGDRYTGKLTRAHLKEATPYNTYVIPGLPPTPIAMVGREAIHAALNPVEGNSLYFVARGDGSHVFSDDLDAHNNAVREFQLKRRADYRSSPAPAGQAPTQEAAPAGDEVIPAAAPDAAPESMPPQEPAPASEAAAPQTTQ, from the coding sequence GTGAGACGTAAACTTTTGCTGCTGCTGGAGACCGGACTGGTGCTGGCAGGGCTGCTGATGGGCGCCAGCGCCTGGAAGATCCATTCGGCGCTGGAACAGCCGCTGAACATCACGCAGGAAGAGCTGCTGGATGTTCCCAAGGGGTCGACCCCCACCCGCACCTTCCTCGGGCTCGAAGCGGACGGCGTCATCAAGGACGCTTTCTGGCTGCGGGTCTATTGGCGCTTCAACCTGGCCGGCACCCCGATCCACAGCGGCGAATACCGCATGCAGCCGGGCATGACCGTCAACGGTCTGATCGAGCTGTGGAAGCGGGGCGATGTGGTTCAGTACAGCCTGACCCTGGTCGAAGGCTGGAACTTCCATCAGGTGCGCGCCGCCTTGGCCAAGGACGAGAAGCTCGAACAGACCCTCGACGGCCTCAGCGACAGCCAGGTGATGGAGAAGATCGGCCATCGCGGCCTGTTCCCGGAAGGTCGTTTCTTCCCGGACACCTACCGTTTTGTGCGAGGCATGAGCGATGCCGAACTGCTCAAGAAGGCCTTCGACCGCCTGGACGAAGTGTTGGCCAAGGAGTGGGAGAACCGCTCGGCCGATGCACCTTACACCGAGCCTTACCAGGCGCTGATCATGGCTTCGCTGGTGGAGAAGGAAACCGGCGTACCCCAGGAGCGCGGCCAGATCGCCGGTGTGTTCGTGCGGCGCATGGCGCTCGGGATGCAGCTGCAGACCGACCCGACCGTGATCTACGGACTGGGCGACCGCTACACCGGCAAGCTGACCCGGGCCCACCTCAAGGAAGCCACGCCGTACAACACCTATGTGATTCCGGGGTTGCCGCCGACGCCGATCGCCATGGTCGGACGCGAGGCGATCCATGCCGCCCTCAACCCGGTGGAAGGCAACAGCCTGTATTTTGTCGCCCGGGGCGACGGCAGCCATGTGTTCTCCGACGATCTGGACGCGCACAACAATGCGGTGCGCGAGTTTCAGCTCAAGCGCCGAGCCGATTACCGCTCCAGCCCTGCGCCGGCCGGCCAGGCCCCGACGCAGGAGGCAGCGCCGGCAGGCGATGAGGTGATCCCCGCCGCCGCGCCCGATGCTGCGCCGGAGTCGATGCCACCGCAGGAGCCGGCGCCGGCCTCTGAGGCGGCCGCTCCGCAAACGACGCAATGA
- the acpP gene encoding acyl carrier protein translates to MSTIEERVKKIVAEQLGVKEEEVKNESSFVDDLGADSLDTVELVMALEEEFETEIPDEEAEKITTVQAAIDYVNANKA, encoded by the coding sequence ATGAGCACCATCGAAGAGCGCGTCAAGAAAATCGTTGCCGAGCAACTGGGTGTTAAAGAAGAAGAAGTGAAGAACGAATCTTCCTTCGTTGACGACCTGGGTGCCGACTCCCTTGACACCGTTGAGCTGGTGATGGCTCTGGAAGAGGAATTCGAGACCGAAATCCCTGACGAAGAAGCCGAGAAGATCACTACCGTACAAGCAGCAATCGATTACGTTAACGCTAACAAGGCGTAA
- the fabG gene encoding 3-oxoacyl-ACP reductase FabG, with protein MSLQGKVALVTGASRGIGQAIALELGRQGAIVVGTATSASGAERIAATLKEHGIQGTGLELNVTSDESVSAVLASIQEQFGAPAILVNNAGITRDNLMMRMKDDEWYDVIDTNLNSLYRLSKGVLRGMTKARWGRIISIGSVVGAMGNAGQVNYAAAKAGLEGFSRAMAREVGSRSITVNSVTPGFIDTDMTRELPEAQREALQTQIPLGRLGQAQEIASVVAFLASDGAAYVTGATIPVNGGMYM; from the coding sequence ATGAGTCTGCAAGGTAAAGTTGCACTGGTCACCGGCGCCAGCCGTGGCATCGGCCAGGCCATCGCCCTGGAACTGGGTCGTCAAGGCGCCATCGTCGTCGGCACCGCGACCTCCGCCTCGGGCGCCGAGCGCATCGCCGCCACCCTGAAGGAGCACGGCATCCAGGGCACCGGCCTGGAACTCAACGTCACCAGCGACGAGTCGGTCAGCGCGGTGCTGGCAAGCATCCAGGAGCAGTTCGGTGCGCCGGCGATCCTGGTCAACAATGCCGGCATCACCCGTGACAACCTGATGATGCGCATGAAAGACGACGAATGGTACGACGTGATCGATACCAACCTGAACAGTCTGTATCGCCTGTCCAAAGGCGTTCTGCGCGGCATGACCAAGGCGCGTTGGGGCCGGATCATCAGTATCGGCTCGGTGGTGGGTGCCATGGGCAACGCCGGGCAAGTAAACTATGCGGCCGCCAAGGCCGGTCTGGAAGGTTTCAGCCGTGCGATGGCCCGTGAAGTCGGTTCGCGCTCGATTACGGTCAACTCGGTGACCCCAGGGTTCATCGACACCGATATGACCCGCGAACTGCCGGAAGCGCAGCGCGAAGCCTTGCAGACGCAAATTCCGCTGGGTCGTCTGGGGCAGGCTCAAGAGATCGCATCCGTGGTCGCTTTTCTTGCGTCCGACGGCGCGGCATACGTGACCGGGGCTACAATCCCGGTGAACGGCGGGATGTACATGTAA